A genomic segment from Nitrospirota bacterium encodes:
- a CDS encoding inorganic phosphate transporter, producing MLEIGLIVVAMLVAFANGANDNFKGVATLVGSGTANYRRALTWATAATLAGSLGAIFLAGELGRRFSGKGLVPDAIAGEPSFVLAVALGAALTVLLATWRGFPISTTHALVGALAGAGLAAAGSGLHWSALGFDFFVPLLVSPLIAGVLTVLTYGVATSARKRLGIEKEFCICVGEEEQVVAVGLSPAGEGAAIARRMITVRSDSVGACAERYRGRMLGVSIQAVLGGAHFASAGVVSFARGLNDTPKMVALLLATGAVASPGSNLFVAMAIAAGGLLAAKRVADTMSRRITEMNHGQALSGNLVTAALVVSASLFGLPVSTTHVSVGSLLGIGAVGGGARWGVVRKIVLAWVITLPLSAAFSAGAYWLGVEYL from the coding sequence ATGTTGGAGATTGGACTGATCGTCGTGGCGATGTTGGTTGCGTTCGCGAATGGAGCGAATGACAACTTCAAGGGCGTGGCCACGCTGGTCGGGAGCGGGACGGCGAATTACCGGCGCGCGTTGACGTGGGCGACGGCGGCCACGCTGGCGGGATCGCTCGGGGCGATTTTCCTGGCGGGCGAGTTGGGTAGGAGATTCAGCGGCAAGGGGCTTGTGCCCGATGCGATCGCGGGTGAACCTTCGTTTGTCTTGGCCGTGGCTCTCGGCGCTGCGCTGACGGTCCTGCTCGCCACGTGGAGGGGGTTCCCGATTTCAACCACGCACGCCTTGGTGGGCGCCCTCGCGGGCGCCGGTCTCGCAGCCGCGGGTTCGGGCCTTCATTGGTCCGCGCTCGGATTCGACTTTTTCGTGCCGCTGCTCGTGTCCCCGCTGATTGCCGGGGTGCTGACCGTGCTGACCTATGGTGTGGCGACCTCCGCTCGAAAACGGCTGGGGATTGAAAAGGAGTTTTGCATTTGCGTAGGGGAGGAAGAGCAGGTGGTGGCCGTCGGCCTGAGTCCGGCGGGTGAGGGGGCGGCGATCGCGCGAAGGATGATTACCGTACGATCCGATTCAGTCGGCGCCTGCGCCGAACGCTACCGGGGGCGAATGCTGGGGGTGTCGATTCAGGCTGTACTCGGCGGCGCGCACTTTGCATCCGCGGGCGTCGTGAGCTTTGCGCGAGGGTTGAACGATACTCCGAAGATGGTGGCCTTGCTGCTTGCGACGGGTGCCGTTGCCTCGCCGGGATCGAATCTGTTCGTGGCGATGGCCATTGCGGCGGGCGGCCTGCTCGCCGCGAAACGCGTGGCGGATACCATGAGCCGGCGGATCACGGAGATGAATCACGGTCAGGCTCTCTCGGGAAACCTGGTCACCGCCGCTCTTGTCGTCTCGGCCTCCCTCTTCGGGTTGCCGGTTTCCACGACGCACGTGTCCGTGGGGTCGCTCCTGGGCATCGGCGCGGTCGGAGG